ttttccggacgttctagctgtccggaccgacctgATCACCGAacgagagaatgtacggagttgttaccgggagggtgttacatatatagTTGCCGCAAGTCAAGTCTTCTTTGAAAAATGAATAGGATATGACTTGTGTGACAAAAATGGAAACTTAATTTGCGAAAACTTAATGTATTGGATTATGtcttgaagaaaatgagagaaattaaattaaaatatttactatgaataatttgatttaagAGTTTTTTTATCGTAATTGGATTAAAGGTAGATAACTATAAActtgtaattatttgatttattattGGAAATAGTAGAAGAAGGCATGACCATAGATGTAGTCATATATTAAAAGGGTGAGTcgcataaatattaatattttatacatTTACTTTATTTCTCTATAATTTTATATGATTTCACTGTGCATAACACGTATTATATATGATTTAGATCAAATTTATATGCttatatgcattttatgctttcatttttttttttcatttggagAATGCATAAATGAATCTCAATTAATTGTGTAAAATCATTCTCAAGATTTTGCCAACTTATCCATATGAAGATCCAATCCAaaactaaattgataaaatttatattaaattaattattttgaagACAAGGTTTTTAGTAGTCCATCtgaaaaaatttttcatttttatgcaACCAGCTCGTGCAAATGAGACAAACTTTAAAGAGTTTAGATTTTCATATAATTGACTTAAAGTCAAGGTCTCCCCTGAAAATTTGGATCAATAATGGATGGAAGACTAAGACAATACTCGCACTTATTtgcataaaattaataattaagtaAACCGAACTAAATTGCACGGCATTTGTTTGAGGCAATCATGCCcacaaatatccaataaaaaaaattaataatattgatttaaaaataaaaataaaacttaataaattaaaatataaaaatacacaATAATCCACAAAtgagtttaattatttaaatacctgttcattctaaactttttatgtatttaaatagagttttatataataattaatttctaaaattccACAAAATTCACTTTATTCAATCTGATTTTGAATGATTAAAGCAATAAAATGATATATCATTATAAATTtgcaatttaatttatttgacattttttaatttaaaaaattataattcacaaTTATTTTCATGGGCATTTTTTCAAGATATTTTCACAGAAAAAGCAATCGTAAAAGGAAACAAAGAGAAGAAGCCTAATATATATGATCTAAATCAAAATTATGCGCACATATTAATGTTTTGCTTTCCTTTTTCACTTagagaatgaataaatgaatatcTCAATTAATTGTGTAAAATCATTCTCAAGGTCTTGTTAATTTAGTTGAAGATCCAATACAAAACGAATTCATTTGGATTTGATTCAAATCAGCATATGTTTTGTtacaaaattaaattgataaattttatATTCAATTGAATTATTTGGAAGCGATTTGAAAAAATCTGCAATCCATAAATTATTCTGAATTTTGactcgaaattttcttttttgtatAGAAATCAAATAGGTAACTTAAATTCAAAGTAAATCTGCAATCCATAAATTCACTCATAATTCAAAATAACTATACTtgataaaaataataagaaaaccCGCTAAGTCCACACTTGTTAATTGCCGATAAACCAAATTTACAGCATACCTCTTCGAATTTGTATATCAATACGCCTCGGAAGAAACCCAGTACCTATACCATTGACTAAACCGGATCCAGGCTGCACAGATCCCACAGGGACGGCACCAAAGCCTGCTCCTGGTTGAAAAGGAAGAGGCTGCAAGTATTGTACTGTCAGCAGAAATAAAAACAATTTGAAATTAAACTAAAAGATGCTGAGATTGTGACCTGAACCATTAGAGGATTAGGACCAGATTGATTTATGAAAACTGCAGGACCCGCATTGACCACAGCGTCTGACTGCATAAGAATGATAGCAAAACATAAATCTCAGAAGGTCGCAGACAAGATGCCATAGATGACAAATTTGAAATAATCATACCGGTGCTTGACCTAGTCGAAGAGTCATTGTAGTCCGTCCAAGTTCAAGTAGAAATGCACCTAAATTATGAAGTTGAACTCCAGTCCTCCATGCACTGGACTGAGTGCTCGACCGTGATGCAGGATCAGTAACATTTGCTTGACTCTCTAGTTGCCTCGCAAGTTGCTGCCAATACGCAAAACGGTAAGGGGAGAGGGAGTAGACAGTGCATTTTAATTTTGAGaaggaataaatgaataaaaaatgtcAGTACTTTTAATATCAAGATAACAAATtatataaagataaaaaaaaaacctaaatgaGTTGATGAACATGAAAACTATAACAAAATGCTAGACTCCTATGGCCTTCAGCGACAAAGCTTCAACAGTAAACATAATATACATTAGGCTGCCTAAAAATAAGGGAGATTAAAATAAAGAGAATGACAACATATTAAGTAGGTAAACCGGCACTAGAGAACCCACTTGTAAGCATTCTGCAACTTGTCCATTGATAAATTGTCTGCTAGACAGCATCACTTCAGCCAAGGATGCAGGTGTTGGAAGCGGTTCTTGTACAGTTCCTGATCTTGATGTGGAATCAGAGTCTCTTTGCTCAGTCCTCTGTATAGCCTCTCCTTGAGCAATATTTTCCCCCACTCTGCCTGtcattataatgtatcacaaacACATCAATGAATCAAGAAATCAGTATTATAGAAGCAACTAAATACATCGCATTTACAGAATTCAGAAATTGCATATAAAACTGACCGATAGCATTGAATTCACGCCTCATAAGACTCAGATATTGGGTCAAAGTTGTCAAAGAATCAGGAATTACCTACAATGACCAAGAATATTGCACAATATTTGAAACTCAAATAAGAAATACACGCCATAAGACACATTTCATATACGAAAGAAGTGAAATTGGAGGGAAAGTAGGCAGAGGGATCCCAAACTTACAAGGGGATTCAAAGACTCCAAAGATACTCCTGTTGGAAGGCCAAAAGCACTTTGTGATCTATCAGATTGAACCCTGCTGCCAGCTTGCTCAGGTAGCAGCCCAGCTGCATCTGGTGTACCACTAGCAGTTGGTGATCTATGCTGTCCACGCTGCTCCCACATCCAACCCAGCCAAAACATAAGCTCAAATATGTAAAGATATACTTATAGATGTAGTCAGTGTCAGACATTAAAAGACGGTCTTAATTTGGCAAAGGATGACACCTTTATAAGAAAAGAATGCCTCCAaatttatctatgatatatgatGAACCAGGAACATCTAAGCAATTTACAACAGGCAACTTCCTAAGACGTGTTAGGCATTtcattctgatttttttttaacataattattttCCGCCACGTTTGTGCCAAGCAAAAGGGGAGACAGAAAGCAGGTAAGCGAAAAATTTCCCTCCTATGTCATGGCTGAAATTAGAATTAGAAAAGATATCATACAACCGTCATTAGTTTCCATAGTTCAAATTGAGATTTACCCTTGCAGCATCAAGTCCTTCATTGCCACCTCCAATATTTTGAAATCCAAATGAACCAAGAACAGCAGAAACAATCtgcgccaaaaaaaaaaaaaaaggacagattattataaacaaaattacaaAGCCTATGGAGATCAAACAACACTCTCCATTCAACAGCTGGTTATAGCTCACCCTACTGATTTCGAGAGGAACTCCATCACCTTGATCAGGCACACTAAAAGTTTCTATTACAACACTAGGGGCCACATGACCACGACTTGTACTTGAAGCAGGATCAGTTGCTGCAATATTGATAATTGTAGTTAAACCTTACTGGTTTTAGCCCAAAAACACACATCATCATGAATGATACAGTCAACACAATGTGTTGAAGATGAAAGCCATGTTTTGTAAGTCTGGAATGCTACCATCAAAGTGACACCATGACATTAGCATTAAGCAACATTATTAATTGACAATTTATAGCCTCCGATATAaggccattttttttttcttatgaattaattTCATCAGGAAGTGTTATAATGGtgtaaaaaaggaaataaaattgaaaaatatttttatgcatTTATTGATTAAGGGTTTCTCATAAATTCTCTTTCTATTGATTTTCCTAGTAAAGCATAGCATAATTATTATTTAAGATATACAACCTTATTTCTAGCTAGAAGTAGCCATTATCTAGGAAGATGTTTGCTTCAATCAGTAACTAAAAATAGCAATTTAacgtctctttctctctctctctctctctgaaatACAAGCTTATTTCTAGCTAGGAGTGGCCATTTTCTAGGAAGATGTTTGCTTCAGTCAGTAACTACAAATATCAatttaatctctctctctctctctctctccctctccaaggATTCCTGTGTTACCAACCAAACCCACCAACCTTGCTTCATCGAGCTTGCGCCAAGCACAATGCCATCACCCAGCCTCACAAGCTCTACCAACTTTCGATACTGGAAACTTTCAAATCCGATTGTCCATAGCAAAACAGATTCGCGAAACACAGCCTTGTGAAACAATTCTCACGATGATGAACACAAACAACTATCTCTTCTAGAGACACCACCACTAGTCACTAGATAGCTGCAAATCCACCACCACAGGACCACTTAGCACTAGGAGACCTTTGCGAAGCAAGTCCGACCGCCTGAGCTTGATCCATTTGGGTTGAGTTTGACTCGAGACAACTCATGCCTTCTTTCCAAAAACATGATCCCAAGAGGCTTGCCGCACATCAATCGGCGTGTTCTGTTATAGGAAATCTCATCAGACTACCCATGCACCCTCAAATCTCGAGTCGGGTCCAATCCACCCAGGGACTCAGCGATCCCATGCTGACTTCCTTGCTCCTACTTCCACTAGATCAACCCTTCATTCCGCATTACCCTATTGGTTCTACATCAAGAAGGGTTTCACCAAATTACTCAGGCTTAattgcaaaattttcttcaaaaaGGGCACTGAGAATCATGCAGCTGATGCTACGTGGGAAGAGATCAGCATGTCACATTCTTGTTCAGTGAGTAAATTTGACAGCAGCAGTTGCTATTTGGGAGGATGAAACCTTATTTCCAGAATTAATCCGTTCTTGGGGAGGAGAAGGGACTAGAGGGAGGGGTATTATGACTATTGTCACATATCAAAGAAAAAAGGAATAAGAAGTTAGGGACATAGTTATGCCAGCTATGCTGCCAGTTAGCAGTAAGCGCAAAAAATTCAAAGTATATAAACGGCATTCAGATCTGAGAGAAATAATCAATGAAGAATATAACACATGTTCTCTCTACTCTCTTGTTCTACACTATTCTCCCTATTTCTTCCCTAATATTTTTTTTCCTGCCCTTTTCTACTATACACTATTCTTCTATTTCTGCTTTTTTCTTAATCAGTCCCAACAATTTAGTTCAATACTGAAATCATCTTCAAAATCCCTAATTTTATCAAACCTAACCTGTCACAAGCACACATGGGCAGATTAGTCCAAATCTGCCATGCATCAAGATGGATAAACTCCTTGGAATGATTGTTGCTTGCAAATATGACAGTGAAGGTGACCAATCTATACTCTCAAAGTACATATCCCCACTTTTTATGGGGATACTTTAGGTTTAGAGGGAGGGAGGTAGGCAGCAGGGAAGTGGGTGGGAGATTTCAGTTTCATTTGACATTTATCAACCACTCTGAGAAGATCAATCAGTAAATATGGCCAATGATCACCTTATATGCCAAAATGAAACCCATTAAAACCTGAACAAGCAaccatttgaatagtaaaaatCAATGAAGCAGATGTTACCAAATAAATGACAAATCAAACCTGAATGATTGGGCATGCCATCAGAAGATGGCAGAAGAGGTTGCCTGACTACCAGGTGCAAGGTATGCCCATCTTCAACATCTAAACCATGTTAAGTAAATACATCAAATCAACTGCTGAATAACATAAAACTGTGAGCACAATAACAGTAAATAGTATATGAAATCAGCTTGAGAAGGCAAAATAGAATTGTGCTGCAGATTAGTGTATATAACACACATTTAACCAATCCAAATTCTTACTCATTAAAGTATCTATTCTCTGGGAAAAGTAAAAGGTTTTGAAAGAGGTTTGATTCAAATCCTTTGCTCACAATTAAAGGTCAATATTAGCAATATCATGCCCCATACCCATGAATCATATCAGACAGGAATGATGCACACTACTCAATGTACTCCAAAAAGTAGTACTGCAGAGGTAAGCTTATGTGACCTACATTGATTGCTCAATCAGAAGTTTGAAAACaataaaacaatcaaaataaaagACCACTTTAATTTTCCACTCAGCTTGCATTTGATTGTAGAAGTTATCCATTCCCTCCAGAAGCACGTTAAAACAACTGCCAGAACACCACAACAAATagaaaacaaattaaaatattatgtcTGTTGACCATCCAATTCGTACTTTTTTTGCCTTCTTGTATTGAGGGAAAAAACTATAATAAAAAGTTATGGGTCAGCAAACCTTTTTGAGTTGCAGTACATAATTCATgatactcaactcaattcaactaagcctttatcccaaaaatttggggtcggctatatggattcgctttctccactctaaacgattttgggttaaatcctcagaaatttgtaatgcttctaggtcatgttgtactactctcctccaagtcaatttaggtctactcctttttctctttctatcctctaacctaatgtgctcaacttgtctaactggagtctccgtatgtctacgttttacatgaccaaaccacctcaatctcccttctctcaacttatcctcaatttgtaccactcctactttttctctaatactctcattacggactttatctagtctagtatggccactcatccaccttaacattctcatctctgcttTCATGATCACAAAGATAAATTAAAACACCTTTTTGTTGGGGGAAAGGGGTTGGTAAAAGAATAAACAAGAGAAAAGAAAGTAAAGAATTATGAATAACAGAGCAAGGTACGTCCAAAACAatagtagagagagagagagagagatcaacACAAAAGCCCTCAAATTTCACTGGATGTCTGCAGGAGATACTTTGAGAAGAAGTTCATATTAAAGCAGGGGTAACTTTCTTTCTTCTCCTCATAGACAATGTACTCAGAATTTGTTCCCGAAAAATCCttcacttatttatttatttatttattttttattttttacagcAAAAGACACCAAATCACTTCAAATCTAACAAAATCTTGCCTCCTTCATAGTCCATGACTCAAAACAAAATATCATATAATCTTTTAGGCTCTCAAGAGAAACCTATCGTCCTCAAAATACCATGCACCCcacaagtaaaaaataaaaaattaaaattaaaaaaaaaaatctcctagATTAACTAGGAAAGAACAACGTAAACACAGATGGGAATAAAACTTATAACTCGCTTCTAAACACAACATAAACATCTGAAGATAGTGATTTACCAGGCCTCCCCTCCCAAAACAAGTAATTGGATTTTACCATATTGAGCACTAGTGACTACACAAAAGCCCCAACATCCAAAAGGTCTAAGGTTTCCAAGTGGTTAATGGAAAAGGATTTGTATTGGAAAATTGAGTAACATGAATATAGAAGAACTTGAAGGAAAATTTTTCGGAATCGTCTCAAGTCAAAAGTTTCAAATCAATTCTATTTTaagtgagaagagaaaagaacatTTCACTCTCAAGCAAGATAATTTTCTAAAATGAGAATTTGAATGGAGTCCATGTGTTTTCTCAAAAGCATAAAGAGAACTATCTCCAATGTTGTGCTAGATTGACATAGAAAAAATAATGATATGCACACAAGATGAACTTCAAAGAACATGCGTAAGTATCATTAACTCTTGGATTGATATCCCACTTGCGATACTAAGGCTTAACTTCAAATCATCCCATGCCAAAGGGATTCAGACTATACAATGGAGCAATAAAGCAAAGAGAGTAAAGAGCCAAAGACAAACACTGGCCAACCAAAATTAAATGAGAATGATCCATCCAATTTTTCCAAGCATCTAACGTTTAAATGGTAGCACTTGAtcccaaagttttttttttttaacaaaaaaaaaaaaacactcggATTGCTTCCCAATGGAACATCTAAATACAAAAGCAATTAATCGTGACCCACAAGAAAGACCAGCCTAGAAGTATCATCAGAACGTAGACTGATGGGTAAGAAACAACTTTTAAGACATTAATTCTAAAAGCAGACAGCTACCGAAAATCTGTAAATGTAAAACATTTCCCATCTAGCCTCATTATCAAACAATAAGGAAATGATTTCATCAGCAGATTAAAGGTGAAAAACAATAACTTCATCATACCCCACTCAAATACCCCAAACCATCTAAACAATCTTGAGCCTTGTCATTCATTAGACCCAGAAAATCAACAACAAAAAGGATCACCATTCTTCACTTCCTAAAAGATGCAAACTATAACTTATTCTTGACTATAACCAAAagtttaagttacaaaatgtttttcattttcttcatttcccTGTTTTTGGGAGTCAAGATTTCAACCAAAGAACTATCCAACTTCACTTCATCCTTTCTAACAACCACAGCACAAGCATCAATTTCCCTCAGAAAAACTCTTTCAAACCCAAGTTCTAGCAATAAGACTCTTTATCCTTTTCAGTTCAGCTTTAGCATCTATCGCTGACAAGTCTTTCCACcatcaattaaataaatttttattataagagAGAAAATGGATGTAGTGCTTTCACGACAACTACAAATAATATTTTAAGTAACTCTTTTATTAAACTCAAACAGGGCTTTGAATAAcagaataggaaacattttcagAATAAGAAAAAGTGTCATCGAATTAGACTGAATCTGCTGCCACTATAATGAAAAGTTTCAAACAATTAAAAAATGGCTTAAATCAACTAAGGtccaaaaattcaattaaatatgCAATATATTTAGTCCTTTTCTCATAAATGGAGTGATAGTATTAAATCAAATAAATGTAAAAAAGGAAGCCCAACAGGCACCAGGGTTTCAAGAGGATAAAAAgcattttattttataagtgGGCTGAtggtttaaaaagaaaaaagcataaaaagaaaaaaaatagacaGTTGGATTTATAGAAGGAAGAAACAAATTAAACAATAGagttaataaagaaaaaataaacatTAAACTTCAAAGAATCAAAAAGGTCTCCAATGGCCATGTTCCATAAACACCAGGATGCTCCTCGTCCTttctaagctttaaaatgaaaagaaaaaaaaatatctgGAATACAGATGGTGCTGCCTCCCCTCATcccctctctcttcctcttcctcttcctaCCCTTCTTCTTCTTTATCGTCCTCCTCTACGAAGGAAGATTATTAAATACACCCAGTGCAGTGCACCTTTACTAACATAAATATGGGATCCACCCATAGTTATTAAGGCACAAGGTGCAAGGCACAGGTGCAAGCCTGAGTAACAATAGGcacaaaagacaaaaaaaaattagataattAATCCTATATAAACCAACtcatattaataacataaatcatATAGGATGCTAGCACCAATGTTTTTGAAATCCagataaaaataaaagtaaaatcatATTCCTAAATTCATACTAAATAGCAATAATTCCTAAAACTAAAAGAACTACAAGAAAATACTCCTTATCACAAGAAATTTAGTTTTCTTCATCGTCACAAAAAGAATTGAGGTTGTATTTTTCaatctaacttttttttttcttttccataaTTGCAAATTGCTTATAGTCAAATAAACAACATAATATCAATTCATACAAGCTAGATTAACGAGTAGCCTACTAGCATTTTCTTCAATAAAAGTTAGGCAAAAAGCAAGTGAAAACGTCCAAAAGAAAAAGAGCAAAAAAGCACCTAGACAAGAGATAGAAACAAAGGGGAAtatagaaaaagaagaaagaaaaaaaatggacgggaaaagaaaaaaaaaatcgaatAGGAGTGATAAAGACATAAAGttgaattaaatttggaaaaataGGGATCTTATTCAGGAAAATTGAAAAAAGATAAGTCAACCTGTGACAACTATTTCATGGGAAATTTACAAATAGATATCAACTCATACCAAATAGATCATAGGAAGCCTAATGTAGGAAAGTCATCTCATAACAAGAAGATTTCAGGAATTAATAAATCTCACTGCAAAATTAAAGTATTTTAGCCTCTTTCCTTTCATGAGCTATAATCttgtatacacacacacacacacacacacaagataACTGAGAATTCTGTCGAAAGTTTTGTGAAATGTTGTAGGGGCGCACACCTTGTGTCTTGATTGGACTGGGCCTCACCCGCCTTTCAAGGATTGAAGCAATAGGCCCTTGAGGCGTGTCGTGTGCCTTTAACAAATATGAATCCACCCCCGCAAGTTCAGGTAGTACTTGCAAGTATGCAAGTATAAGGTGCACCCAATTAGTTTATGCCATTTCAGTGTTACTAAATAAGATGTAACTGCTTAAACACATTTTATTCCCAAGATAGCACCATTTTTCTATGACATTCGAATCACTAGGGGTGTAACAAGAAAAATCGGATCAGTAGGCTAAAAATTGTTACATATCGTCCTATTCAATATTTATGGACAATGttcaaaatatgatttaatatgaTAATAGGCAATCTCAAGTTCGCTAATTCATAAATGTTAGTTTGTCTTCCTTTTTCTCTTAACATAGGCGAACAAGTTTGAGTAGCAGGTAAAAAGGGAGAGGTAAAACAAAAAATGTTAGTTAAGatgataaaatatgatttaatattaCAGCTAATAAAATTTTGGATCTAAACAATACTACTGGAGGGGGACAAAGTCTGTATAACAAACCCCAATTACTTACAAGGCTTAGTTGAATCGAGTACATTTTATCATGGACACGCATGAATAACACGGgacacgtgtgtgtgtgtgtgtgtgtgtgtgtagttGGACATAACAATGATTTAGTTAGAGTTGATTTTTCAAATTAAATGCACCCATAGAGAGAGGGTAATATTGTTGTTGTCTATTATGTGGCTTGAGTCCAGTAACTCTTCTTTCTCAGTTAAGTGAATGAACCATAACTAGTTCGACATACTTAGATATGTTAGCTCAACACCACAGAGACtcaaggaggaagaagaagaagaagaagaagaagaataaagcGAAAGCCACATGCTATGATACATGCTATATACAGAATCATTTATAAAAACGATAAAGGATACGATATGCAGAGAGTAGTTGATCATCCTTTAAAACTTTTCCACGGCATATTAAACGTTGTTGTTCTGATAACACGCCTGTGACAGAAGCAATCTGTTCTTTCAAAGCAGGAACTGGCATCTGCAGGATATTCAAAACAAAGGAAAGAATGTGAAGAAATCTTAGCAAAATAAGTATTTATGCGCTTACCATTTATCATAAAGGCAAGATCATATGTGTTGTCTTATGTGTAACACAGAGAAATAAAACAGCATCTAATTATTCCATTTTCCGAGTCACTTACATGATATGTTCTTCAGTATTTTCTGCCAAGACATTCAGGTTAGGTCTTAGTTAATTAGGTTAATCCTTGCTCTGTTTTAAACTAAAAGCTTGAAGAAAAGAAGTTCAGATGGAAGGCAAAATGATGGTGAAGGTTGGAGAGAATTTCCACATGCCTAATCAATGATATTTGACAGGGTTTCCAATCTAACACTAGTTGGTTTTTGTAGGTTCTTTTGGGCTTGTGCTCCATGAGCTTTCATAAGAGTATCTTTCAAGATGTATAATGCATTCGTAATGATTTGAGGGAACTAATTGTTCTTATCATTTTGTTTTGCTGCTTGTTTTAAGCTTCATTTAAATCAGGAGGATACCTTACCATCCAACCAAAGTTGTAATCTCCTCTGTTTCTTAATcaacagatttttttttttttcgtatcAAAAGAAggggaggtttttttttttttttttttttttttgagggagGGGGAGAGAGGATACAGCATTTGTAGCATAAAATTTCTTCCAAATTTCTGAAAAAAGTGTGGCTGAAGAGGGCATACATGTGATTGTCAGAATTCCCTATTCCCTCCCTCTAGGTAACTTTCTTTGTGAAGTTCAAATTATAATTATCCTCCTCTTCAATAGCTAGCAATGAAAACTAACTTCAGTTTGTGAAATAGCACAAAGTATTGACAAAAGCCAAAATATAGTGGGAACAAAAGCAATCACCTGTTTGTCCACTCTTAAAGTATATGTTTGAGAGTccaaagtttttatttttatttcaattgtcGTCTCTGAACCTTCAGCCTCACCTGCCCTAGGAATTTTCTGAGCACCATCATCTCCCATTATCTTTAAAACAACAAATACCTACACAAAAAAAATATAGAACAggaaactattattattattacttcgttgcttcctttttttttttttttgggtggttTGGGGAGGGGGGGGGGTGTGTGCAGAGAACAAAACTTTTAAACAGCCAATTCTATTTAACCTGTGTAATGTAAAGGCAGATTATAAGGGAAGTGGGAAAAAATGCATGCTAGAAGATGAAGAAAAATGAGAGATGTGAAAATCAGAAAATGGAAATTTACTTCCCTCTTATCACATATAACACCTATTTAAGAAGTTCAATAAAGTGTCACTTTCGACAAGACTATGGAAACTTACAGATCAACAAAAAATGCATCCACATATGTTGTCTCTTAAAAAAATCACTCACATGAGCAGCTCTTAACACACATGGCAGACAAACAAGAGACTGATTGAAGCTTAGGAAACTTACAAAAAGTAAGGCCCCATCTTGATTCAACAATTTATTTGACCACGTAAAGAAGTCACGTTTACATGTCTACAGACATCTCTTGTGTGCACGCTGTCAAGAATGCCCTTTATTGGTGTCtacatatacatacatacatacatacatattatATATGGATACTTGCCTGTGGATTAAATATATCAAACCATTACAATGACAACACATTAAGGTTTGTACTTTGTCATGATATCATAAGTGCATTGAAACCAACTAAAGATGGTGACAATTCTTTAttgcaatcataatatattgtttAAATACATATATCATAACACAAGTACGGAGAAAATTTGCCACAGATAGGAAAGTTCTAGCTGTTATTGAGGCATCGTTAAAAAATGCTATTAAAAAATGCACAAAATTTTGTATGGTGATATCCAGATAGCATATCATAACTATTATGGCTGGTACGGCCATTATACATATAAAAGGGCCTCTTGTGAGGTTCTTGCCAAAAGAAAAGCTTCCTGTATGTAGAAGCAAGCAAACCATAAATACCTCCAGAACCACTTTCCAGCCCTCATAACCCAAAATTCACTTCCAAAGTTcaattttcacaagattttcactAATCTTCAAGTGGGTAGAAGTATAACTACAGGAAT
Above is a genomic segment from Hevea brasiliensis isolate MT/VB/25A 57/8 chromosome 17, ASM3005281v1, whole genome shotgun sequence containing:
- the LOC131175268 gene encoding ubiquitin-like domain-containing protein CIP73, producing MGDDGAQKIPRAGEAEGSETTIEIKIKTLDSQTYTLRVDKQMPVPALKEQIASVTGVLSEQQRLICRGKVLKDDQLLSAYHVEDGHTLHLVVRQPLLPSSDGMPNHSATDPASSTSRGHVAPSVVIETFSVPDQGDGVPLEISRIVSAVLGSFGFQNIGGGNEGLDAARRGQHRSPTASGTPDAAGLLPEQAGSRVQSDRSQSAFGLPTGVSLESLNPLVIPDSLTTLTQYLSLMRREFNAIGRVGENIAQGEAIQRTEQRDSDSTSRSGTVQEPLPTPASLAEVMLSSRQFINGQVAECLQQLARQLESQANVTDPASRSSTQSSAWRTGVQLHNLGAFLLELGRTTMTLRLGQAPSDAVVNAGPAVFINQSGPNPLMVQPLPFQPGAGFGAVPVGSVQPGSGLVNGIGTGFLPRRIDIQIRRDLL